A part of Lacibacter sp. H407 genomic DNA contains:
- a CDS encoding SusC/RagA family TonB-linked outer membrane protein has protein sequence MKYIKICVVFCAIVSCFVMKLKAQDVPQVNITSVVYDDKGNPVSGVIVSGNEGKTVAYTDNAGKFSITVAANSVVVLTAKGFKMQTLRATAIPASISLAVNSGSQEEVYLPFRKIQKQDVSGAISTLNPDSYIDQDFNLNVEGGMNGRVAGLLWSNNIWGLENAIVMIDGVRREFSDITLNEVEQISVLKGVNAVALYGSQAAKGIVFITTKKGVANGRKIGVRVNTGVGMPSALPNYLNSADYMTLYNEARRNDGLADLYSATTIQNHRTGNTFRFPSVDYYSSQYLKKYQNFTNANAEFSGGNSNARFYSNVGWTNSSTLLNIGEGKNENDNRLNVRGNVDLKLNDKISSSVYVSAIFGESRRARGNYWGNAASLLPNRFTPLIPIDLISPNDKVSLGLANASRNLIDGKYLLGGLQGFQTNPIADLYVAGYDINISRVFQVTNEINADLGSVLKGLSFHTLFNLDYANSYLQSINNTYAVYNPIWNANADSLSLSSSQRFGEDARPGTQNINNSAQRQNIGFSSWLSYDKTINSNHNISAKLLGYTSSTSVNDIYQPITNSHLGLQVGYNYKHKYWADFSGAYVNSTKLPDGNRTGFSPTMSVGWLVSGENFLKNSKAVNYLKLSASAGILSTDLDIADYYLYNDIYQRGGFFTWNDGVAGQNQTTTSRFGASPNLSFPQRKELNASLEGALFNNLLTFQTTFFRTQMAGLLTQRFSQYPNYFSTFIPYTNYNTNQRTGFDLMMNLDKKFGDVHLNVGAVATYSQSKVTKRDELFLDDYQNRTGKPADAIFGLVNDGFFMDQNDINSSPRQLFSEVKPGDIKYVDQNADNVIDGRDEIMIGRYIAPFTYGINFTVGYKNFSLFVLGTGNNGANGITNNNYYWVTGDLKYSEVVNNRWTEATKTTATYPRLSSQQNNNNFRNSDFWLYKTDRFNLSKVQLTYNFSNTILRSAFVKDVVVYVSGANLYTFSQNRKILELAVASTPQFRNFNIGIRAKF, from the coding sequence ATGAAGTATATTAAAATATGCGTGGTATTCTGTGCGATTGTCTCTTGCTTTGTCATGAAGTTGAAAGCGCAGGATGTTCCCCAGGTTAACATCACGTCAGTTGTTTATGATGATAAGGGTAATCCCGTTTCAGGAGTAATAGTGTCGGGTAACGAGGGCAAAACCGTAGCTTATACGGATAATGCCGGAAAATTCTCGATTACAGTAGCTGCAAATTCTGTTGTAGTGTTAACCGCCAAGGGGTTCAAAATGCAAACCTTGAGAGCTACGGCAATTCCGGCAAGCATCAGTCTTGCAGTAAACAGTGGATCACAGGAAGAAGTTTATCTGCCCTTTAGAAAGATTCAGAAACAGGATGTATCAGGAGCTATCAGTACTTTAAATCCAGACTCCTATATTGATCAGGACTTTAACCTCAACGTTGAAGGCGGTATGAATGGAAGGGTAGCTGGTTTATTATGGAGTAATAATATTTGGGGATTGGAGAATGCGATTGTTATGATTGATGGTGTACGTCGTGAATTTAGCGACATCACTCTCAACGAGGTAGAACAGATCTCTGTGTTGAAAGGAGTAAATGCTGTTGCACTTTATGGCAGCCAGGCAGCGAAAGGCATTGTTTTCATCACAACAAAGAAGGGAGTAGCGAATGGCCGTAAAATCGGCGTACGTGTAAACACAGGTGTTGGTATGCCGAGTGCACTTCCTAACTATCTCAATTCTGCTGATTACATGACGTTGTATAATGAAGCACGTCGTAATGATGGCCTTGCAGATCTTTACAGCGCTACTACCATTCAAAATCATCGCACCGGAAATACATTTCGTTTTCCAAGTGTAGATTATTACTCATCACAGTACCTGAAAAAATATCAGAATTTCACAAATGCGAATGCTGAATTTTCGGGTGGTAACAGTAATGCACGATTTTATTCGAATGTTGGTTGGACAAACAGTTCCACCTTGCTGAACATCGGCGAAGGTAAAAATGAAAATGACAATCGTTTGAATGTAAGAGGTAATGTTGATTTGAAGTTGAATGATAAAATTTCAAGCTCTGTTTATGTGTCAGCAATTTTCGGTGAAAGTCGCAGAGCACGTGGTAACTATTGGGGCAATGCTGCTTCATTATTGCCGAACAGGTTTACCCCGCTTATTCCTATCGATTTAATTTCGCCTAACGACAAAGTATCGCTGGGATTAGCAAATGCGAGTCGTAATCTGATTGACGGTAAATACTTATTGGGTGGCTTGCAAGGTTTTCAAACAAACCCCATCGCCGATCTGTATGTTGCAGGTTATGATATCAACATCAGTCGTGTATTTCAGGTAACAAATGAAATCAATGCAGACCTTGGTTCTGTGTTGAAGGGCTTATCGTTTCATACGTTATTCAATTTGGATTATGCAAATTCTTATCTGCAATCGATCAACAACACATACGCAGTATACAACCCAATATGGAATGCGAATGCCGACTCGTTATCTTTAAGTTCGAGCCAGCGATTTGGGGAAGACGCTCGCCCGGGTACACAAAATATCAATAACTCGGCGCAAAGGCAGAACATTGGTTTTTCTTCCTGGTTAAGCTATGATAAAACGATCAACAGTAATCATAATATTTCTGCAAAACTGTTGGGTTATACTTCATCTACTTCTGTAAATGATATCTATCAGCCAATTACCAATTCGCATCTGGGTTTACAAGTTGGTTATAATTACAAGCATAAATATTGGGCCGACTTTAGCGGAGCTTATGTAAACTCAACAAAGTTGCCCGATGGTAACCGCACAGGTTTTTCTCCAACCATGAGTGTAGGATGGTTAGTTAGTGGAGAAAATTTTCTGAAAAATTCCAAAGCAGTTAATTATTTGAAACTATCTGCGTCTGCAGGTATTCTAAGCACCGACCTCGATATCGCCGATTACTATTTGTATAACGATATTTATCAAAGAGGTGGATTTTTTACATGGAACGATGGGGTTGCAGGGCAAAACCAAACAACCACTTCTCGATTTGGTGCGAGTCCTAATCTTTCATTTCCACAGCGAAAAGAGTTGAATGCAAGTCTTGAAGGAGCTTTGTTTAATAATCTGCTGACTTTTCAAACAACTTTTTTCAGGACACAAATGGCTGGTCTTCTTACACAGCGTTTTTCACAGTATCCAAACTATTTCAGTACGTTCATCCCTTATACCAACTACAATACAAATCAACGTACCGGTTTTGATTTGATGATGAATCTTGATAAGAAATTTGGAGATGTTCATTTGAACGTTGGAGCTGTAGCTACTTACTCACAATCAAAAGTTACAAAACGTGACGAACTGTTTCTGGATGATTATCAGAACAGAACCGGCAAGCCTGCTGATGCCATATTTGGTCTTGTGAATGATGGTTTCTTTATGGATCAAAACGACATCAACAGCAGCCCACGACAATTGTTTAGTGAAGTAAAGCCGGGGGATATTAAATACGTAGATCAAAATGCTGATAATGTAATTGATGGCAGAGACGAAATAATGATCGGTCGCTACATTGCTCCTTTTACCTACGGAATCAACTTCACCGTTGGATATAAAAACTTCAGCTTATTCGTACTGGGTACAGGTAACAACGGAGCTAATGGTATTACCAATAACAATTACTATTGGGTAACCGGTGATCTTAAATATTCTGAAGTTGTAAACAACAGATGGACAGAAGCTACAAAAACCACCGCCACTTATCCCCGCCTGAGTTCACAGCAGAATAACAACAATTTTCGCAATTCTGATTTTTGGTTATATAAAACTGACCGGTTTAACCTGAGCAAAGTGCAGCTTACATACAATTTCTCAAATACAATTTTACGTAGCGCATTTGTAAAGGATGTGGTTGTGTACGTTTCAGGTGCCAACTTGTATACGTTCTCGCAGAATCGGAAAATTCTTGAGTTGGCAGTTGCCAGCACACCACAGTTCAGAAATTTCAATATCGGAATCAGAGCCAAATTTTAA
- a CDS encoding RagB/SusD family nutrient uptake outer membrane protein, whose translation MFKKLLILFVVGLVLGGCKKTLAPLDDNHRTLEDIYADPYYAEGILMNAYTRLPTNGYSFNEVATDDAVTNDKFNPLLNMATGSWSAANNPVDQWNNSYTAILYLNLFLREVDSVNWSPTSKDVRTLFTDRLKGEVYGLRALFMFNLLQAHAGYTSGGELMGVPIITEALEPNSDFKKPRNTFDQCIQQIYTDLAESEKYLPLDYVNISAGHLPAKYSSMAVADYNRVFGTFSRQRVSGRILKAIKAKTALLAASPAYNPQATASKWENAANYASEILNLNGGINGLDPQGALFYTAANVNAININPSAGSPIEQREMLWRGNIVNTNNLEISNFPPTLFGSGRVNPTQNLVDAFPMANGLPITDPASGYVATSPYANRDPRLRNYIVVNGGTISNRTIFTKTDAPTNDAVNILPTSTRTGYYLRKLLREDVNANPASSSTQKHYPVHIRYTEIFLICAEAANEAWGPDGTTTHGLSARNIIAAIRKRAGIAQPDNYLASVTTKEAMRNLIRNERRLELCFEGFRFWDLRRWKANLTEPAKGVTINNNVFSIQNVENRQYTNDMYYGPIPLTEALKANLQQNKGW comes from the coding sequence ATGTTTAAAAAATTACTGATACTTTTTGTTGTTGGTTTAGTGCTGGGAGGGTGTAAAAAAACACTTGCTCCACTGGACGATAACCATCGCACACTGGAAGATATTTATGCTGATCCTTATTATGCAGAGGGCATATTGATGAATGCGTATACAAGGCTTCCAACAAATGGATATTCGTTTAACGAAGTAGCTACAGACGATGCAGTAACCAATGATAAGTTTAATCCGTTGTTGAATATGGCCACTGGTTCATGGTCTGCAGCCAACAATCCCGTTGATCAATGGAATAATTCTTATACAGCAATTTTGTATTTGAATCTGTTTCTTAGGGAGGTTGATAGTGTAAACTGGTCGCCCACAAGTAAAGATGTGCGTACGTTATTTACAGATCGGTTGAAAGGAGAAGTGTACGGGTTAAGAGCACTCTTTATGTTCAATCTGCTTCAGGCACATGCCGGTTACACTTCCGGCGGTGAGTTGATGGGCGTGCCCATTATTACCGAAGCGCTTGAACCAAATTCTGATTTTAAAAAACCACGTAATACGTTTGATCAATGTATACAGCAGATCTATACTGATCTTGCAGAGTCAGAAAAATATTTACCACTCGATTATGTCAATATTTCTGCCGGACATTTACCTGCAAAATATAGCAGCATGGCGGTAGCAGATTATAACCGTGTGTTTGGAACCTTCAGCAGACAACGTGTATCTGGAAGGATTTTAAAAGCAATCAAAGCAAAAACAGCGTTGCTCGCAGCTAGTCCCGCATACAATCCGCAGGCAACAGCCAGCAAATGGGAAAATGCGGCAAATTATGCAAGTGAAATTCTTAATTTGAATGGAGGTATCAATGGCTTAGATCCGCAAGGCGCTTTGTTTTACACGGCAGCGAATGTAAATGCAATTAATATCAACCCATCTGCAGGTTCCCCAATCGAACAACGTGAAATGTTGTGGAGAGGCAATATTGTTAACACAAATAATTTAGAGATCAGCAATTTCCCTCCAACACTTTTTGGAAGCGGAAGAGTGAACCCAACACAAAATCTTGTAGATGCATTTCCAATGGCCAATGGATTACCAATAACAGATCCTGCCAGTGGTTATGTTGCAACAAGCCCCTACGCCAACCGTGACCCGAGGTTAAGAAACTATATCGTGGTAAATGGTGGTACTATTTCAAACAGAACAATTTTTACAAAAACCGATGCTCCTACCAATGATGCAGTGAACATACTTCCTACATCAACAAGAACCGGTTACTATCTGCGTAAGTTATTACGGGAAGATGTAAATGCGAATCCGGCTTCGAGTTCAACGCAAAAGCATTACCCTGTTCACATCAGGTATACAGAGATATTTTTGATTTGTGCTGAGGCGGCGAATGAAGCCTGGGGACCCGACGGAACAACTACACATGGGCTCTCTGCCCGCAACATCATTGCAGCTATCCGGAAAAGAGCAGGAATTGCACAGCCGGATAACTATCTGGCATCCGTTACTACAAAAGAGGCAATGCGTAATTTGATTCGTAATGAGAGAAGATTAGAATTATGTTTTGAAGGGTTTCGTTTTTGGGATCTCCGTCGCTGGAAAGCAAATCTCACTGAGCCCGCAAAAGGAGTTACTATTAACAACAATGTGTTTAGCATACAGAACGTTGAAAACAGACAATATACAAATGACATGTACTATGGTCCTATTCCGTTAACTGAGGCGTTAAAAGCCAACCTTCAACAAAACAAAGGGTGGTAA
- a CDS encoding endo-1,4-beta-xylanase, translating into MRIKYLNILFVVFVGITFLNCAGVQKTANGSGTPSLKTAFKDDFFIGTALNNAQIEERIPGAAVLVPQQFNAVTPENIMKAEVMHPEWNRYNFDMSDKLVAYAKKHNIVVNAHTLIWHSQLPPFIRRMKDADSVRLFFTDHINTIAGRYDGQVYSWDVVNEALNEDGTMRKSIFLEKLGDDFVVEAFRLAQKAAPNTKLYYNDYNIEQPRKRAGAIALIKKIQAAGVRIDGVGIQGHWHVKNIPLKDIEQSILEFSALGIDVMFTELDVSVLPNPRDIVGADVNQRAEYEAKLNPYKAGLPDSMQVSLANGYADLFRLFLKHKEKISRVTLWGVDDGQSWLNGFPIRGRTNYPLLFDKEFKPKPAFYKVIELKK; encoded by the coding sequence ATGCGCATAAAGTATTTAAATATTCTCTTTGTTGTTTTTGTAGGCATCACATTTTTGAATTGTGCCGGTGTTCAAAAAACAGCAAATGGTTCAGGTACTCCCTCACTCAAAACAGCATTTAAAGATGATTTCTTTATTGGAACTGCATTGAACAATGCACAAATTGAAGAGAGGATTCCCGGTGCAGCTGTTTTAGTTCCACAACAATTTAATGCAGTAACACCGGAGAACATCATGAAAGCGGAAGTGATGCACCCGGAGTGGAACCGCTATAATTTTGACATGTCAGACAAACTGGTTGCGTATGCCAAAAAACATAACATTGTTGTGAATGCACATACATTGATCTGGCATAGTCAATTGCCGCCATTTATTCGTCGCATGAAAGATGCAGATTCGGTTCGTCTTTTTTTCACAGATCATATTAACACCATTGCAGGCCGTTACGATGGCCAGGTGTATTCGTGGGATGTGGTAAATGAAGCATTGAATGAAGATGGCACCATGCGTAAATCTATTTTTCTTGAAAAGCTGGGAGATGATTTTGTTGTAGAAGCTTTTCGCCTGGCACAAAAAGCCGCACCCAACACCAAGCTGTATTACAATGATTATAATATTGAGCAACCCAGAAAAAGAGCAGGTGCTATTGCACTCATAAAGAAAATACAAGCCGCCGGTGTACGTATTGACGGTGTGGGTATTCAAGGGCATTGGCATGTAAAAAACATTCCGTTGAAAGATATTGAGCAAAGCATTCTTGAGTTTTCTGCTTTGGGTATTGATGTAATGTTTACTGAACTCGATGTAAGTGTATTGCCAAATCCCCGTGATATCGTTGGTGCCGATGTAAATCAACGTGCCGAATACGAGGCAAAGCTGAACCCTTATAAAGCGGGGTTGCCTGATTCCATGCAGGTATCACTGGCCAACGGATATGCGGATTTGTTCCGCTTATTTTTAAAACACAAAGAAAAAATCAGTCGTGTTACACTTTGGGGTGTAGATGACGGCCAGTCCTGGTTGAATGGTTTTCCCATTCGTGGCAGAACCAACTATCCGCTGTTGTTCGATAAAGAGTTTAAACCCAAGCCCGCTTTTTATAAAGTAATTGAACTGAAAAAATAA
- a CDS encoding RagB/SusD family nutrient uptake outer membrane protein translates to MNNSVKLALATSIILIVFGLPSCKKYLDRPLDANISEKDVFTNFRSFQGFTEELYSCLPDMSKSTWNSEWNMGDDILSTTNANYRLSSEFDNGNYRAWQTGGGGWDNSWLDDRAATTNPNECHDKGLWPLAWYGIRKANLGLANLDMLSNATQNEKDVIRGQLLFFRGFFHFQLMSFWGGLPYIDTVLSSSARLELPRLSYRETALKAAKDFEDAAALLPSNWDNSPVGQATLGNNQQRVTKSMALGFKGKNLLYAASPMMNQSSTGNAGYDVELCKQAADAFARVIKMSETGESYHKLLPWDKYSENWFTISNYSKHPGYPEVIFGPPTYVGWKSRWSLVNMFIPPPLGGEAGISSPAANYVNYFGMANGLPIDEAGSGYDVNDPWTGRDPRFYKSITYDGVRLIRGTANAAYRFANLYNGGNLRLDNTASRSGYLVRKFVTDGCNNTDNEWNNINIVIPYLRLADVYLMYAESVLQGYGTPQSSHPNSLTAVSAVNTIRERAGVPPVDARFLGSKDAFMSELMRERAVELAFEGLRWHDLRRWNIADQKKYVEKTVIDFDRGTNGKPINLRERVVVTRVFEKKHNWLPLPTSQVNLYPSFGQNPGW, encoded by the coding sequence ATGAATAATTCTGTAAAATTAGCCTTAGCTACAAGTATTATACTTATAGTGTTTGGATTACCGTCTTGTAAAAAATATCTTGATCGGCCACTGGATGCAAACATCTCAGAGAAAGACGTGTTCACCAATTTCCGAAGCTTTCAAGGTTTTACCGAAGAGTTATATTCCTGTTTACCAGACATGTCTAAATCTACATGGAACAGTGAATGGAATATGGGTGACGATATTTTGTCAACAACTAACGCAAATTACAGGCTCAGTTCTGAATTCGACAATGGTAATTACCGGGCCTGGCAAACCGGTGGAGGTGGCTGGGATAATAGCTGGCTCGACGACAGAGCGGCTACCACAAACCCGAACGAGTGTCATGATAAAGGCTTGTGGCCATTAGCATGGTATGGTATACGTAAAGCCAATCTGGGTTTGGCAAATCTTGATATGCTGAGTAATGCAACGCAAAACGAAAAAGATGTTATAAGAGGACAACTATTATTTTTCCGTGGATTTTTTCATTTTCAGTTAATGAGTTTCTGGGGTGGATTACCTTATATCGATACGGTGTTATCCAGTTCAGCAAGGCTTGAATTACCAAGATTAAGCTATCGGGAAACAGCACTTAAAGCTGCAAAAGATTTTGAAGATGCTGCAGCTTTATTGCCAAGCAATTGGGATAACTCTCCCGTAGGTCAGGCAACGTTGGGTAATAACCAGCAACGTGTAACAAAATCAATGGCACTCGGCTTTAAAGGTAAAAACCTACTTTATGCTGCAAGCCCAATGATGAATCAGTCATCTACCGGAAATGCAGGTTATGATGTGGAGTTGTGTAAGCAGGCAGCAGATGCATTTGCGAGAGTAATCAAAATGTCGGAGACGGGTGAATCCTATCATAAATTATTGCCTTGGGATAAATACAGTGAAAACTGGTTTACGATCTCCAACTACTCAAAACATCCGGGTTATCCTGAAGTAATTTTTGGACCGCCAACTTATGTAGGATGGAAATCACGCTGGTCGTTAGTGAACATGTTTATACCACCACCATTAGGTGGAGAAGCAGGTATTTCATCACCGGCAGCAAACTATGTAAATTATTTTGGAATGGCCAATGGCCTCCCCATTGATGAAGCAGGATCTGGTTACGATGTAAACGATCCATGGACAGGACGTGATCCACGTTTTTACAAGTCAATTACTTACGATGGTGTACGATTAATTCGTGGTACTGCTAATGCGGCCTATCGTTTTGCCAATCTTTATAACGGTGGAAATTTGCGCCTTGATAATACAGCAAGCCGTAGCGGATACCTTGTTCGCAAGTTTGTAACAGACGGTTGTAACAATACAGACAATGAATGGAACAATATCAACATTGTAATTCCTTATCTGCGTTTAGCAGATGTGTATCTCATGTATGCTGAGTCGGTATTGCAAGGATATGGAACACCGCAAAGCAGTCACCCAAATAGTTTAACAGCGGTAAGTGCTGTTAATACAATCAGAGAAAGAGCAGGTGTACCACCTGTAGATGCGAGGTTCCTTGGTTCAAAGGATGCATTTATGAGTGAACTCATGAGAGAGAGAGCGGTTGAACTCGCATTCGAAGGTTTGCGTTGGCACGACCTTCGTCGATGGAATATTGCGGATCAGAAAAAATATGTTGAAAAAACGGTTATTGATTTTGACCGTGGTACAAACGGCAAACCCATAAATCTCAGAGAAAGAGTTGTTGTAACAAGAGTGTTTGAAAAGAAACACAATTGGCTGCCTTTACCAACAAGCCAGGTGAATCTTTATCCAAGCTTCGGGCAAAATCCGGGATGGTAA
- a CDS encoding DUF5627 domain-containing protein — translation MKRVFLISFTLLLIVTACNKKWEFPDYKYSTVYFPYQSPVRTLVLGEDIIDNTLDNQHKFLIMATMGGVYENKKNITLTVALENTLTQRLKFGSSNGSDVVAMPSNYYTLPQDMKIVIPAGKVMGGIEVQLTDAFFADPRAIKNTFVIPLKIVSVANADSVLRGSTTKTSPDPRLAGDWGVSPKDFVLYAVKYVNPFHGVYLRRGVDEVKGSGGNTALDTTVVYRNTFVEKDEVCNLFTKSMTQDSISLNAKNKGNINAPFQLVLNFDNTGKCTVAGPATAAYTVTGNGTFVKKGDMWGNQKRDVLHLKYQVDFGTTTHNFTDTLVLRDRGVKFETFTPVVY, via the coding sequence ATGAAACGAGTTTTTTTAATATCCTTTACATTGCTCTTGATCGTAACTGCCTGTAATAAAAAATGGGAGTTCCCAGACTACAAATACAGCACTGTGTATTTCCCTTATCAATCGCCGGTAAGAACGCTTGTACTTGGAGAAGATATTATTGATAACACATTGGATAATCAGCACAAGTTTTTGATCATGGCCACAATGGGCGGCGTGTATGAAAACAAAAAAAATATCACGCTTACAGTTGCATTGGAAAACACACTTACACAAAGGCTTAAGTTTGGTTCTTCCAACGGAAGTGATGTTGTTGCTATGCCAAGCAATTATTATACGTTGCCACAAGACATGAAGATTGTTATTCCGGCAGGCAAAGTAATGGGAGGGATTGAGGTTCAACTCACGGATGCATTTTTTGCTGATCCACGGGCTATTAAAAACACCTTTGTTATTCCGTTGAAGATTGTTTCTGTCGCAAATGCAGATTCTGTTCTGAGAGGTTCAACCACAAAAACATCTCCTGATCCCCGTTTGGCAGGCGACTGGGGAGTTTCTCCAAAGGACTTTGTTTTGTATGCTGTTAAATATGTGAATCCTTTCCACGGTGTTTACTTACGCAGAGGTGTAGACGAAGTAAAGGGAAGTGGCGGCAACACTGCATTAGATACAACAGTAGTGTATCGCAATACATTTGTTGAAAAGGATGAAGTGTGTAATCTGTTTACCAAATCAATGACGCAGGATAGTATTTCGCTGAACGCCAAGAATAAAGGAAATATCAATGCGCCTTTTCAGTTAGTACTGAACTTTGATAATACCGGCAAGTGTACGGTTGCAGGGCCGGCTACAGCTGCCTACACGGTTACCGGTAATGGTACATTTGTAAAGAAGGGCGATATGTGGGGTAATCAAAAACGAGATGTATTGCATCTGAAATACCAAGTCGATTTCGGAACAACAACACACAACTTTACTGATACCCTGGTGCTGCGTGACAGGGGAGTGAAATTTGAAACATTCACTCCTGTCGTTTACTAA